The following nucleotide sequence is from Achromobacter spanius.
CGACCCAGCGCGGTGCGGAAAAAAGCGGCGTCAAAATCAGGGGAGGAGGCGGGCATGCAATCGGTAATTGGGCGGGCGCGGCAAGGCGCCCGGCATCAGGGCGACAGGCGTTCGATCTTCCAGGCCGAGCCGTCGGCTACATAGCGCAGACGGTCGTGCAGGCGCGAGGGCCTGCCTTGCCAGAATTCAATGGCGGTGGGCTTCAGGCGGTAACCGCCCCAGTGCGGCGGACGCGGCGGCTGTTCGCCAAAGCGTTCGCGGAATTCCTTTTCACGGGCTTCCAGCGCTTCGCGGGTAATGGGCTGGCTCTGGGGCGAGGCCCAGGCGCCGATGCGCGAACCGGCGGGGCGGCTGTGATAGTAGGCATCCGATTCTTCGGGGGCCACTTTTTCCACCACGCCTTCGATGCGGACCTGGCGTTCCAGCGGCTGCCAGAAAAACAGCAGGCTGGCGCGCGGCTCGGCCAGCAGGTCTTGGCCCTTGCGGGATTCGTAGTTGGTGAAGAACGTGAAGCCGCGCTCGTCAAAGCCCTTGATGAGGACGATGCGGGCGCTGGGCTGGCCACTGGCGTCAACCGTGGCCAAGGTCATGGCGTTGGGTTCGGGCACCTTGGCGGCCAGGGCTTCGTCGAACCAGCGGGTGAATTGCTCGAACGGCGAGGCGGCGGCCTGGCTTTCCAACAGGACGTTCTTTTCGTAGCTTTGACGCAGATCGGAGACGGACATGGAGGCGTGGGATTCAGCGTGGATAACAGGGAGTTTATACCGCCCGGGTGGCCGTTCCCTTATTGACCCCGCGCAGCCTCGGGCATGTTTTCCGCTTGGGGGCGGCCAGTGACGCGCTCAGGCGCCTTCTGGCAGGGTGTGTCCGTCTTCTTCCAGCAGCCGCGCGATGGCGTCCAGCCGGGCGTCGTGGATGCCGGCGGCGCGCAGCGCCTGGGCCGTTTGCACCACGTAATCGGTGCAGGGGCCATAGCGGCCAGCCGCGCGGCGCACAATGGCCAGCAGTTCGGCGTCGGGCAGCGCGCGGATGTAGGCGGGGTTGTCGCGGTTCATGATGAAGACCAGGGCGCGGACGGTGCCGGCGTCGGTCGTGCAATTGATCCAGCGGGGCAGGTAGGCGCCGGTGGACATTTCGCGTTCCCACAGCGCCGGGAAGTAAGCGGGTACCTGGCTGCCGGCCAGGCGGTAGACCACGCCCCGGCACGAGCCGCCACGGTCCAGGCCGAACACCAGGCCGGGGCATTCCGGCGTGCCCCGGTTCACGCGCGACCACAGGCACAGCGCCCGGTGATGACCGCGCAGGGTGGCCAGCCGGCGTTCCATGAAATCAAAATCAGGGCGCCAGATCAGTGATCCGTACCCATATACCCAGACGTCTTCCCCGGCTTGCCAATGGCGCAGCGCGTCATCCAGCGATGCCTGCCTTTCCTCGGGCGTCCAAAGACGGAAGGGCAAGCTGGCGCCGGCAATGCCGGAGGCGGGGGAAGAAGACTGCATGGTCAAAGCTCTACGGTTTTCGTTCAGAGTCGAGCGGGGGATTGCGATTGGCCCAACCGCCCGCCATCAAGGCCAGCGAATAGGCCCAGAACAACGGGGCGACGCCAATTACCGCACCCAGCGCGCCGAAGGTCAACGGCAGGGATACCTGCGAGCCGTTGATCAGCGCCATGCGCAAGCCCACGGCTTCGGCCGCGCGCCCGGGCGGGCTGTGCTGGTGCAAGAGGGAAAGCATACTCGGTTGGCAGCACCCCAAGGCAAGCCCCAGGATGAACGACAGCACGATCAGGACGCTAACGTCGGTGAAAAGCGGGTAAAGCAGGAAGTCGATGGCGGCCGTGGCCATCGCCACCCGCACCAGCGTCCACGAGCGCACCCGGCGCATGATCAGCGGCAATACCAGGCGGATAACGAAAGTTGCCGCCGCGAAGGACGCCAGAATGACGCCGATGGTGGTGGCGGACAGCCCGATCGCCACGCCAAAGATCGGCACCACGAACAAATGCGTGTCCCACGCGCCGGACAATATGGTGTTGACCATCAGGATGCGGCGCAGGGCGGGCACCGCCAGCAGTT
It contains:
- the pdxH gene encoding pyridoxamine 5'-phosphate oxidase; the encoded protein is MSVSDLRQSYEKNVLLESQAAASPFEQFTRWFDEALAAKVPEPNAMTLATVDASGQPSARIVLIKGFDERGFTFFTNYESRKGQDLLAEPRASLLFFWQPLERQVRIEGVVEKVAPEESDAYYHSRPAGSRIGAWASPQSQPITREALEAREKEFRERFGEQPPRPPHWGGYRLKPTAIEFWQGRPSRLHDRLRYVADGSAWKIERLSP
- a CDS encoding gamma-glutamylcyclotransferase gives rise to the protein MQSSSPASGIAGASLPFRLWTPEERQASLDDALRHWQAGEDVWVYGYGSLIWRPDFDFMERRLATLRGHHRALCLWSRVNRGTPECPGLVFGLDRGGSCRGVVYRLAGSQVPAYFPALWEREMSTGAYLPRWINCTTDAGTVRALVFIMNRDNPAYIRALPDAELLAIVRRAAGRYGPCTDYVVQTAQALRAAGIHDARLDAIARLLEEDGHTLPEGA